A region of Schistosoma mansoni strain Puerto Rico chromosome 1, complete genome DNA encodes the following proteins:
- a CDS encoding putative transcription factor sp5/buttonhead, with amino-acid sequence MNLSERGYHHYNPSSSSSSSEEVALNLQISNSSLSLNKNQTKRDKFSINELIQCSKHRTSELGCFKNQITISRINQESNNKTSLVNSHHATELSNQFIKDSNINIIEKTENFWSSPEMKVLKHRLQEHLNRIKNTTLNTSLLNYHSKTELIKLPVTDKSVTITFEDQKQLANKKFIVNSNQSNAKDPYNYLDLKGCIKSEFSAFHPVHSKQIPSGYIDANPMNSTSTHTKHLNTEMYNDKFTDLSNSFQQSKTNIFYTYSTKSPVSQSDVIYSKHNITNEIAPNSFLQSLDTHDSHYSGQLYNQLKRTVFNSTSEHLDKMKSNINSPNIPQVTVSGIEESKKCQLKPSTIFSSFKTTIMTTITTTNSTTTTSTTTSSTLNQEQRQRRSNFNKKCQKCPCFNCQLARNVKSIDRVNSNNKDTFKSFNVETLNLDNKKLIHKAVHLCNLCGKTYSKTSHLKAHLRWHNDERPFQCIYELCNKAFTRSDELQRHIRTHTGEKRFTCIICNKRFMRSDHLSKHRKTHEVLRSNLLPKNQQTDDTVN; translated from the coding sequence atgaatttatctGAACGAGGTTATCATCATTATAACCcatcctcttcttcttcttcttctgaaGAAGTAGCATTAAATCTTCAAATTTCAAATTCTTCTCTTTCACTTAATAAAAATCAAACAAAACGTGATAAATTCAGCATCAATGAATTGATTCAATGTTCAAAGCATCGAACATCTGAGTTGGGCTGTTTCAAAAATCAAATCACTATAAGCAGAATAAATCAAGAGAGTAATAATAAGACAAGTTTAGTGAATTCCCATCATGCTACTGAGTTATCAAATCAATTTATAAAAGATTCCAATATAAATATAATcgaaaaaacagaaaatttctGGAGTAGTCCAGAAATGAAAGTTTTAAAACATCGTCTTCAAGAACATTTAAATCGAATTAAAAATACAACATTGAATACATCATTATTGAATTATCATTCAAAAACTGAATTAATCAAGCTTCCAGTAACTGATAAATCAGTAACAATAACATTTGAAGATCAAAAACAGTTAGCAAATAAAAAGTTTATAGTTAATTCAAATCAGTCAAATGCTAAAGATCCGTATAACTACTTAGATTTAAAAGGTTGTATAAAATCAGAATTCAGTGCATTTCATCCAGTACATAGTAAACAAATACCTTCTGGATATATTGATGCTAATCCTATGAATAGTACTAGTACACACACAAAACATTTAAATACAGAAATGTACAACGATAAATTTACCGATCTCTCTAACTCATTTCAACAAtcaaaaacaaatatattttacacATATTCAACTAAATCACCAGTTTCACAATCAGATGTAATCTATTCTAAACACAATATAACTAATGAAATTGCTCCAAATTCCTTTTTACAATCTTTAGATACACATGATTCACATTATTCTGGACAACTATACAATCAGTTAAAAAGAACTGTATTTAATTCTACCTCTGAACACTTGgataaaatgaaatcaaacaTCAATTCACCAAATATTCCTCAAGTTACTGTTTCTGGTATTGAGGAAAGCAAAAAGTGTCAATTAAAACCATCAACTATATtttcatcattcaaaacaacaataatgacaacaataactactactaatagtactACAACTACGTCTACTACCACATCCTCTACCTTAAATCAAGAGCAAAGACAGAGAAGATCAAATTTCAATAAGAAATGTCAAAAATGTCCATGTTTCAATTGTCAATTAGCGCGCAATGTAAAATCTATCGATAGAGTTAACAGTAACAATAAGGATACCTTCAAGAGTTTCAATGTTGAAACATTGAATttagataataaaaaattaatacATAAAGCAGTGCATTTATGTAATTTATGCGGTAAAACATATAGTAAAACAAGTCATTTAAAAGCTCATTTACGATGGCATAATGATGAAAGACCATTTCAATGTATATATGAATTATGTAATAAAGCATTTACTAGATCCGATGAATTACAACGTCATATACGTACACATACTGGTGAAAAACGTTTCACATGTATTATATGCAATAAACGTTTTATGCGTAGTGATCATTTAAGTAAACATCGTAAAACACATGAAGTATTAAGAAGTAATCTACTACCAAAAAACCAACAAACAGATGATACAGTAAATTAA